The Methanoregula boonei 6A8 genome has a window encoding:
- a CDS encoding amino acid permease, with protein MAPSLRSLRNHAMFKTKPIGELLAHCSGEHALHRVISPFELVLLGIGAVVGTGIFVITGIAAAEYSGPAIILSFVISGIVCMLAALCYAEFSSMVPVAGSAYTYCYATFGEIWAWIIGWDLILEYAVSLAAVAVGWSAYVTSLLSEIGIFLPPALANPPGIAGGIINLPAVLVILAITALLIAGVKESIRLNTIIVIVNIAVILIFFFLCYSHIDAVNWHPFMPFGWTGVFTGAAIVFFAYIGFDSVMTAAEEIENPQKNLPIGIIGSVAIVILLYVGVAAVLTGVIPYGELGTSAPVADALTRIGVHGGALLVSLGALCGITSVILVTLYGQTRIFFAMARDGLLPAFFSDIHRTFHTPAKVTLLVGLSTALVAGLLPLGLIAGLVNIGTLAAFMVVAFGIILLRRSQPHLERPFRCPAMPYVPLLCIVSCAVLILVLPAVTQARFVIWMLIGLAIYFFFGIKNSANGKSPAADPGICGAGADSPDR; from the coding sequence ATGGCTCCATCACTCAGGTCACTCCGCAACCATGCGATGTTTAAGACAAAACCTATTGGAGAGCTGTTGGCGCACTGCTCCGGTGAGCACGCCCTCCACCGGGTTATCAGCCCTTTTGAGCTTGTCCTTCTTGGGATTGGGGCAGTGGTGGGGACGGGCATTTTCGTAATCACCGGTATTGCTGCAGCAGAGTACTCCGGCCCGGCAATCATCCTCTCGTTTGTCATATCGGGCATTGTCTGCATGCTTGCCGCACTCTGTTATGCCGAGTTCTCCTCCATGGTCCCGGTAGCAGGCAGTGCGTACACGTACTGTTACGCCACATTCGGGGAGATCTGGGCATGGATCATCGGGTGGGACTTAATCCTCGAATACGCGGTATCCCTTGCCGCAGTCGCAGTCGGATGGTCGGCATACGTGACAAGCCTGCTTTCAGAGATCGGCATATTCCTTCCCCCGGCCCTGGCTAACCCCCCGGGAATAGCCGGGGGCATCATCAACCTTCCCGCGGTGCTCGTCATTCTGGCAATCACGGCCCTCCTTATCGCAGGGGTAAAAGAGAGCATCCGGCTCAATACGATCATCGTGATTGTCAACATTGCGGTGATCCTGATCTTCTTTTTCCTCTGTTACTCCCATATCGATGCGGTCAACTGGCACCCGTTCATGCCGTTTGGCTGGACCGGGGTCTTTACCGGGGCGGCAATCGTTTTTTTTGCTTACATCGGTTTTGATTCGGTTATGACCGCGGCCGAGGAGATAGAGAATCCCCAGAAGAACCTGCCTATCGGGATTATCGGATCAGTCGCCATTGTCATCCTCCTCTATGTAGGAGTTGCCGCCGTGCTTACAGGCGTGATCCCCTACGGGGAACTGGGCACCAGTGCCCCGGTCGCAGATGCCCTGACCCGGATCGGGGTCCACGGGGGAGCTTTGCTCGTTTCGCTGGGCGCCCTCTGCGGGATCACGTCCGTGATCCTTGTCACCCTCTACGGCCAGACCCGGATCTTCTTTGCGATGGCGCGGGACGGCCTGCTCCCGGCGTTTTTCTCCGATATCCACAGGACATTCCATACGCCGGCGAAAGTGACACTTCTCGTGGGCCTCTCGACCGCCCTTGTTGCCGGCCTGCTGCCGCTAGGCCTGATCGCGGGACTGGTAAACATCGGCACACTCGCGGCGTTCATGGTCGTTGCTTTCGGGATCATTCTTTTGCGGAGGAGCCAGCCGCACCTCGAACGGCCGTTCAGGTGCCCGGCCATGCCGTATGTCCCCCTCCTCTGCATTGTCTCCTGCGCAGTACTGATCCTTGTCCTTCCTGCGGTGACGCAGGCCCGGTTTGTGATCTGGATGCTTATCGGACTTGCGATTTACTTTTTCTTCGGGATAAAAAACAGTGCGAACGGGAAAAGCCCGGCTGCCGATCCCGGGATCTGCGGGGCAGGGGCGGACTCCCCCGACCGGTAA
- a CDS encoding DUF5804 family protein → MNILLIQRDEIDLHHILYSSETSRLALRFYHPKKVSCGILVSVATLGSALSLVSELRWYIRRYVRETIFEIEPGIFCTHDLAQETYYERSAVLAKPWAFRRIYGFFAAKPIRRLVMAAGSAAQDYAENLAGAGRMIEVWCTEDEVEDIGDLITLEEAGDEPGPGGRTE, encoded by the coding sequence ATGAACATTCTCCTGATCCAGCGGGATGAGATTGATCTCCACCATATCCTCTATTCTTCCGAGACCAGCCGCCTTGCACTCCGTTTTTACCATCCCAAAAAAGTCTCCTGCGGGATTCTTGTATCAGTTGCAACGCTCGGTAGCGCCCTGTCACTTGTTTCCGAGCTGCGCTGGTATATCCGGCGCTACGTGCGTGAGACTATCTTTGAGATAGAGCCTGGGATCTTCTGCACTCATGACCTGGCGCAGGAAACCTATTATGAGCGCTCTGCAGTTCTTGCAAAACCCTGGGCATTCCGGCGTATCTACGGATTCTTTGCCGCAAAGCCGATCCGCCGGCTCGTTATGGCCGCAGGCTCCGCTGCGCAGGATTACGCAGAGAATCTGGCCGGGGCTGGACGAATGATCGAGGTCTGGTGCACAGAAGACGAGGTCGAAGATATCGGAGATCTCATCACCCTTGAAGAGGCCGGGGATGAACCCGGTCCGGGCGGACGGACCGAATAA
- a CDS encoding multiprotein bridging factor aMBF1 — MQCEMCGETIRGAPKLIRVEGAELQVCAKCGKFGTEVQQPRRTDMLRPGAPRPAPGSRAPASSAPAQRKRDMFDYMEGEIVEDYAERVRNARMEKGISQKDLALQLMVRELLIKKIEKGELIPEEEVRKKLEKVLGIKLVDIVAGDDEKKAQAKITQTLGDLTIIRKAKK, encoded by the coding sequence ATGCAGTGCGAAATGTGCGGTGAAACCATCCGCGGAGCTCCCAAACTGATCCGCGTGGAAGGTGCCGAACTGCAGGTCTGTGCCAAATGCGGGAAGTTTGGCACAGAAGTGCAGCAGCCCCGGCGCACAGATATGCTGCGGCCGGGTGCACCACGGCCGGCACCCGGATCCCGGGCACCGGCATCATCAGCCCCGGCCCAGCGCAAACGGGACATGTTCGATTATATGGAAGGCGAAATCGTCGAAGATTACGCAGAACGGGTCAGAAACGCGAGAATGGAAAAGGGCATTTCCCAGAAAGACCTCGCCCTCCAGCTTATGGTAAGGGAGCTGCTCATTAAAAAGATCGAGAAAGGCGAACTTATCCCGGAAGAGGAAGTGCGAAAGAAACTGGAAAAAGTATTGGGGATAAAACTTGTAGACATAGTGGCCGGTGACGATGAGAAAAAGGCACAGGCAAAGATTACCCAGACACTGGGCGATCTCACAATTATCCGGAAAGCAAAAAAATAA
- a CDS encoding proteasome-activating nucleotidase, giving the protein MSSMEETAVDNAPPSNELKYQIQINELEAALLEQKVRAEDLQKENAQLKRENNQLKRMPLFVAVIIDILENNEIYLRQQGNNQEYLTHASDELRPLLKPGTKVAVNNALSIVKVIGNVYDSRVRVMELEESPSISYTQIGGLTDEIKEVREAVEYPLTKPEIFRRIGVEPPKGILLYGSPGTGKTLIAKAVAHEAKATFIRMSGSELVHKFIGEGAGLVRELFTLARERAPAIVFIDEIDAVGSMRTNDGTSGSAEVQRTLMQLLAEMDGFDNRGEIRIMAATNRVDMLDPALLRPGRFDRLIEIPLPDRNARLEILKIHSKKMHLNDVRLDMIASMTDGATGAELQAVCREAGMMAVRRDASAIEMKDFTDAVRKVRTETITDTRMYT; this is encoded by the coding sequence ATGAGTAGTATGGAAGAGACTGCGGTGGACAATGCCCCGCCCTCAAACGAGCTCAAATACCAGATCCAGATAAACGAGCTTGAGGCGGCGCTTCTGGAACAGAAGGTCAGAGCCGAAGATCTCCAGAAAGAAAATGCGCAGCTGAAACGCGAGAACAACCAGCTCAAGCGCATGCCGCTCTTTGTAGCGGTGATCATCGATATTCTGGAGAACAACGAGATCTATCTCCGCCAGCAGGGAAACAACCAGGAGTACCTGACCCATGCCTCGGATGAGCTCAGGCCCCTGTTAAAGCCCGGCACCAAGGTGGCAGTCAACAACGCACTCTCGATTGTCAAGGTGATCGGGAACGTTTACGACTCCCGGGTACGGGTGATGGAGCTCGAGGAGTCCCCATCGATATCCTATACGCAGATCGGGGGACTTACTGACGAGATAAAAGAAGTACGGGAAGCAGTGGAGTACCCGCTCACCAAGCCCGAGATCTTCCGGCGGATAGGAGTGGAACCACCCAAGGGGATCCTGCTCTACGGTTCACCCGGGACCGGAAAGACCCTGATCGCAAAGGCGGTCGCCCACGAAGCAAAGGCAACATTCATCCGCATGTCGGGAAGCGAACTGGTCCACAAGTTTATCGGCGAAGGAGCCGGGCTTGTCCGTGAGCTCTTCACCCTTGCCCGGGAGCGGGCACCCGCGATTGTCTTTATCGACGAAATCGATGCTGTGGGTTCCATGCGCACCAATGATGGCACAAGCGGCAGCGCCGAGGTGCAGCGCACGCTCATGCAGCTCCTTGCCGAGATGGACGGATTTGATAACCGGGGCGAGATCCGGATCATGGCTGCCACCAACCGTGTTGACATGCTTGACCCGGCACTCCTGCGGCCCGGCCGGTTCGACCGGCTCATCGAGATCCCGCTTCCCGATCGTAATGCACGCCTTGAGATCCTGAAGATCCACTCAAAAAAGATGCACCTTAACGATGTCAGGCTCGATATGATCGCCTCTATGACTGACGGGGCTACCGGAGCTGAACTCCAGGCAGTCTGCCGCGAAGCCGGCATGATGGCAGTCCGCCGTGATGCTTCCGCAATAGAGATGAAGGATTTTACTGATGCAGTCAGGAAAGTCAGGACCGAGACTATCACCGATACCCGGATGTATACATAA
- a CDS encoding DUF126 domain-containing protein gives MIIFNHLCGVILLITGRSISRGRGTGKLLVSPEPISFLSGVDPETGIVVEKGHPLEGTSVAGTVLVFPYGKGSTVGSYVIYALSRNGHAPAAIVNTEAEPIIATGAIIGNIPMIDRPKIPLDRLMTGTQAIVDGDAGTLEYDGTPV, from the coding sequence ATGATCATCTTCAACCATTTATGTGGTGTGATTTTGCTCATTACCGGCCGGAGCATTTCCCGGGGCAGGGGTACAGGGAAGCTGCTTGTGAGTCCAGAACCGATCTCGTTTCTGTCCGGGGTCGATCCCGAGACGGGAATTGTTGTGGAAAAAGGCCATCCGCTCGAAGGAACGTCGGTTGCCGGGACCGTGCTCGTGTTTCCCTATGGCAAGGGATCGACTGTGGGATCGTACGTGATTTACGCTCTTTCGCGAAATGGCCATGCCCCGGCTGCAATTGTCAATACGGAGGCCGAACCCATCATCGCCACGGGTGCGATCATCGGGAACATCCCCATGATCGATCGTCCAAAAATCCCGCTCGACCGGCTCATGACTGGCACACAGGCGATCGTGGATGGCGATGCGGGAACCCTGGAGTACGACGGGACGCCGGTATAG
- a CDS encoding response regulator, giving the protein MITILYVDDEESLLELGKIFLERNGQFAVDIITSASEALTLIGQKPYDAIISDYQMPEMDGIELLKHVRASGKTIPFILFTGRGREEVVIQALNEGADFYLQKGGSSLAQFTELAYKIRHAVQKRWAETRLRDHERREADIINFLPDATFAIDKKGVIIAWNRAMEEMTGARPAEVLGKDHYEHAFALYHKRRPMLADLILTPDPQFEEAEYLYTHHDQRTLMAETHVERPNGTRLHIWGKASILLDEKGDVAGAIESIRDITEQKLAESELQTAYDEIAATEEEMRSQYLELVRSERQLRESEEKYRELVETANSIIIKWDRSGIITFANEFALQFFGYTREELIGRSVMETIVPATESGSEKDLTRMILDILNQPDVYVVNENENVCKNGTRVWIRWHNKPIFDNRGEFAGLFSIGTDVTGRREIETALRESAAKYQGIFAAESDGIAVVDRETGIILECNDALAFMHGYLKEELPGQPITVLSAESDATSAAIAGATPFIRDRYHKKKDGNVFPVEITVNPTRLQGREVLIGAIRDVTELRRSEEALQQANRSLALLTNVTRHDINNQLVALNGFLELLHEKVRDPALEEYFVWISQVSTRISSMIQFASTYETVRKTHPLWQDIRALAETTARQVSLGKVIIKNEIPAGIEVFADPLFLKVFYNLVDNALRYGEKLTFIRFSFIERDNAGGVIVCEDDGEGVPEASKEKIFDRGYGKNTGLGLFLAREILSLTGITVKETGEPGKGARFEITVPRDTYRFTGKS; this is encoded by the coding sequence ATGATTACTATCCTCTATGTGGATGATGAGGAAAGCCTGCTTGAGCTTGGCAAGATTTTCCTTGAGCGTAACGGTCAGTTCGCCGTTGATATCATCACCTCCGCATCCGAGGCCCTCACACTGATCGGGCAAAAACCCTACGATGCCATCATCTCCGATTACCAGATGCCGGAGATGGATGGCATCGAATTATTAAAACACGTAAGGGCTTCCGGAAAAACCATCCCTTTCATCCTCTTTACCGGGCGGGGACGTGAGGAGGTTGTAATCCAGGCACTCAACGAAGGAGCCGATTTCTATCTCCAGAAAGGCGGGAGTTCCCTTGCACAGTTCACCGAGCTCGCCTACAAGATCCGGCACGCAGTCCAGAAAAGATGGGCCGAGACCCGGCTCCGTGATCACGAAAGACGCGAGGCAGACATTATCAACTTCCTGCCCGATGCAACCTTTGCTATCGATAAGAAGGGCGTGATCATTGCATGGAACAGGGCTATGGAGGAGATGACCGGGGCCCGGCCGGCCGAAGTCCTTGGAAAAGATCACTATGAGCATGCCTTTGCGCTTTACCACAAACGACGACCCATGCTTGCTGACCTGATCCTTACCCCGGACCCGCAGTTTGAGGAGGCGGAATATCTCTATACGCACCACGATCAGCGGACTCTGATGGCCGAGACCCATGTGGAAAGACCAAACGGGACCCGGCTCCATATATGGGGAAAGGCAAGCATTCTTCTGGATGAGAAGGGGGATGTGGCCGGCGCAATCGAGTCCATCCGGGATATCACCGAGCAAAAACTTGCGGAATCCGAGCTGCAAACTGCGTACGATGAGATTGCCGCGACCGAAGAGGAGATGCGCAGCCAGTACCTCGAACTGGTCAGGAGCGAACGGCAGCTTCGGGAAAGCGAAGAAAAATATCGCGAACTTGTTGAGACTGCAAACAGCATAATCATAAAATGGGACCGGTCCGGGATAATCACCTTTGCCAACGAATTTGCCCTGCAGTTTTTCGGATACACCCGGGAGGAACTGATCGGTCGCTCCGTAATGGAAACAATCGTACCGGCAACCGAATCCGGCTCGGAAAAGGACCTTACGCGGATGATCCTGGATATTCTCAACCAGCCTGATGTCTATGTTGTCAACGAAAATGAAAATGTCTGCAAAAATGGCACAAGGGTCTGGATCCGGTGGCACAACAAACCCATTTTCGACAATCGCGGGGAATTTGCAGGCCTCTTTTCTATCGGGACCGATGTCACCGGGCGTCGGGAGATTGAGACAGCACTCCGGGAGAGCGCGGCCAAGTACCAGGGCATCTTTGCCGCAGAATCGGATGGGATCGCAGTTGTGGACAGGGAAACCGGGATTATCCTTGAATGCAACGATGCCCTGGCATTCATGCACGGGTACCTGAAAGAGGAACTCCCCGGCCAGCCCATCACAGTCCTGTCCGCAGAATCGGATGCAACCAGTGCAGCGATCGCCGGTGCAACACCTTTTATCCGGGACAGGTACCACAAGAAAAAAGACGGGAACGTGTTTCCCGTCGAGATCACGGTGAACCCCACGCGGCTGCAGGGACGCGAAGTGTTGATCGGAGCAATTCGCGACGTGACTGAGCTCCGTCGATCGGAAGAAGCGCTCCAGCAGGCAAACCGGAGCCTTGCACTGCTCACAAACGTTACCCGGCACGACATCAACAACCAGCTGGTAGCATTAAACGGATTTCTCGAACTGCTCCACGAGAAGGTGCGGGACCCGGCGCTTGAGGAGTACTTTGTCTGGATCTCCCAGGTGAGCACACGGATCTCTTCCATGATCCAGTTTGCAAGCACCTATGAGACCGTACGAAAGACACATCCCCTCTGGCAGGATATCCGGGCCCTTGCAGAAACCACGGCCCGACAGGTATCACTTGGAAAGGTTATCATCAAAAATGAGATCCCGGCCGGCATCGAGGTCTTTGCCGACCCCCTTTTCCTCAAGGTTTTTTATAATCTGGTGGATAATGCACTCCGGTACGGGGAGAAGCTTACCTTTATCCGGTTCTCGTTCATCGAACGGGACAATGCCGGCGGGGTGATCGTATGCGAGGATGACGGGGAGGGTGTCCCTGAGGCATCCAAGGAGAAGATCTTTGATCGAGGCTATGGGAAGAACACGGGCCTTGGGCTCTTTTTAGCCCGCGAGATCCTCTCCCTGACCGGCATCACCGTAAAGGAGACCGGGGAGCCGGGAAAAGGAGCACGCTTCGAGATCACCGTACCCCGGGACACGTACCGGTTTACCGGGAAGTCCTGA
- a CDS encoding proteasome-activating nucleotidase codes for MLERISSLESRNLELREQIRQAEADKRYIETQKIRYEREVRKLKSESEQLRSPPLIIGTVVDVVDANRVIVRSSAGPRFLVRSSPSVNPDDIKPGARCTLNQQSLAIVELLPSSFDAQVYGMELVDSPQECYTDIGGLKEQINEVREAVELPLKRPELFTQIGIEPPKGVLLYGPPGTGKTLLAKAVAHETNAHFMRVVGSELVQKYIGEGARLVRELFDLAKKKAPTIIFIDEIDAVGASRTEANTSGDREVQRTLMQLLAGMDGFETRGDVKIIGATNRIDILDKALLRPGRFDRIIEIPLPDEEGRLSILKVHTRTLTMEETVNLPEIAGLTEGKNGADLRAICMEAGMYAIRNERPAITREDFLSAIEKVRLDFSHSPTDSEGRMFA; via the coding sequence ATGCTGGAACGGATTTCGAGTCTTGAATCACGCAACCTGGAGCTCCGGGAGCAGATCCGACAGGCAGAGGCGGACAAGCGCTATATCGAAACCCAGAAGATCAGGTACGAGCGGGAGGTAAGAAAGCTCAAGAGCGAGAGCGAGCAGCTGCGGAGCCCCCCGCTTATTATCGGAACCGTTGTAGACGTGGTGGATGCCAACAGGGTCATTGTACGCAGCAGCGCCGGCCCCCGGTTCCTGGTGAGGAGTTCACCATCCGTTAATCCCGACGATATTAAACCGGGTGCACGCTGCACGCTCAACCAGCAGTCACTTGCGATCGTCGAATTGCTGCCCAGTTCTTTCGATGCCCAGGTGTACGGGATGGAACTGGTGGATTCCCCGCAGGAGTGCTATACGGATATCGGGGGGTTAAAGGAGCAGATAAACGAGGTAAGGGAGGCAGTGGAGCTCCCGCTCAAACGGCCTGAGCTCTTTACCCAAATTGGGATCGAACCTCCCAAGGGTGTTCTCCTTTACGGGCCGCCGGGCACGGGAAAGACCCTTCTTGCAAAGGCGGTTGCCCATGAGACCAATGCCCATTTCATGCGGGTGGTGGGAAGCGAACTGGTCCAGAAATATATCGGTGAGGGAGCACGCCTTGTCCGCGAGCTCTTTGACCTTGCAAAGAAAAAAGCCCCGACCATCATTTTCATCGATGAGATCGATGCGGTAGGTGCATCAAGGACCGAGGCAAACACCTCGGGAGATCGCGAAGTGCAGCGGACGCTTATGCAGCTTTTGGCCGGCATGGATGGCTTTGAAACCCGGGGAGATGTGAAGATTATCGGGGCAACCAACCGGATCGACATCCTGGACAAGGCCCTGCTCCGGCCCGGCCGGTTCGACCGTATCATCGAGATCCCGCTTCCCGATGAGGAAGGCCGTCTCTCCATCTTAAAGGTGCACACCCGGACACTCACCATGGAGGAAACGGTCAACCTTCCCGAGATCGCGGGACTGACAGAGGGTAAAAACGGTGCTGATCTCCGGGCAATCTGTATGGAGGCAGGGATGTACGCGATTAGGAATGAGCGCCCGGCCATCACCAGGGAGGATTTCCTTTCAGCAATAGAGAAGGTCCGGCTTGACTTTTCCCATTCTCCGACCGATTCAGAAGGGCGGATGTTTGCCTGA
- a CDS encoding FKBP-type peptidyl-prolyl cis-trans isomerase codes for MSEPETKKEETTPTTPEKTTGAVAEPASVPENPAGGETEHPEDNPKKAVPDAREVQKRKKLFIAIGAVIVIIAAVLGAYLLLSVPTAMKGDTVAIYYNESFENGTLYLSAMNATYPPLIFTLGNSSVISGVQDAVIGMSPGEIKTVNIPDAYGAYDPGLVQTVNRTGPVAQAIFGNMTLKPGLYTVRYRTTNTVSTMTILNVTNTTLTLDTNNPLAGYNLTFTIELANLTKANAPAATS; via the coding sequence ATGAGCGAGCCGGAAACCAAAAAGGAAGAAACTACCCCCACAACCCCGGAAAAGACAACCGGTGCCGTTGCAGAGCCAGCGTCCGTGCCGGAAAACCCGGCTGGTGGTGAAACGGAACACCCTGAAGATAACCCGAAAAAAGCAGTTCCTGATGCCCGGGAAGTACAGAAACGCAAAAAACTGTTTATTGCGATCGGGGCGGTTATCGTCATTATCGCTGCGGTCCTTGGTGCCTATCTCCTTCTTTCCGTTCCCACGGCAATGAAGGGAGATACTGTAGCTATATATTACAACGAATCGTTCGAGAATGGCACTCTCTATTTGTCCGCTATGAATGCCACCTATCCTCCTCTGATCTTTACCCTTGGTAACTCGAGTGTGATCTCCGGTGTCCAGGATGCGGTAATCGGGATGTCTCCCGGTGAGATAAAAACGGTAAATATCCCTGATGCGTATGGTGCTTACGATCCGGGACTTGTCCAGACCGTGAACCGCACCGGTCCCGTTGCACAGGCGATCTTTGGAAATATGACTCTTAAACCCGGGCTATATACCGTCCGCTACAGAACGACAAATACTGTCAGCACCATGACCATTCTCAATGTCACGAATACGACCCTTACCTTGGATACCAATAACCCGCTGGCCGGCTATAACCTGACATTTACCATAGAACTGGCAAACCTTACCAAGGCTAATGCCCCGGCGGCGACGTCATAA
- a CDS encoding response regulator — protein sequence MAEHPKPVPAKEILIVEDSHVQAEILKHILDNAGYTCQVAENGERALEVLARKIPDLIISDIIMPVMNGYDLCREIKKNVRTKNIPLILLTALSDSRDIALAIESGADNFITKPYPADYLLQRIRKILENRRPPISEKADAGSVPFLYEGKTYSIGMDRVRILDFLLSAYEAAVIQHREFQRSQKELRTTNERINILNQIISVSNSSMKPDALLESILHKALSIQGFEMGALYLNNTGKTEATMICYQETAPASSDLRVLMGVLNFGEPLYQELCIRGIPQFVDLSKDTPVSRDSIILRDLGARSLALLPLVSASTVIGAMAFISTRKHDFSDQERSLLSLISTEIGNAVQKILLLKRLEQSNDETNLYLDIMSHDINNVNAGALMQLELLYESLDAENRKMAETIMRAIDQSVEIIGNVSTIRRMHEQKAALRPIRLDEVIRAETGRYSGVIFHYAGTDAVVMADDLFGQVFTNLIGNSVKFCTENPEITITVEDRAEQVQVTVADNGPGIPDELKPEVFDRFRKGKSKKSGKGLGLFITRHLIEGYGGRIWAGDRIFGRQDQGAAIHFTLIPAEYPV from the coding sequence TTGGCTGAACATCCAAAACCCGTGCCGGCAAAGGAGATTCTCATTGTCGAAGACAGTCACGTTCAGGCTGAGATCCTTAAGCATATCCTCGATAATGCCGGTTACACCTGCCAGGTTGCAGAAAACGGGGAAAGGGCCCTTGAGGTCCTGGCCCGGAAGATCCCCGATCTTATTATCAGCGATATCATCATGCCGGTGATGAACGGGTACGATCTTTGCCGGGAGATCAAAAAGAACGTGAGAACGAAAAATATCCCCCTTATCCTCCTCACGGCCCTTTCCGATTCCCGGGACATTGCCCTTGCCATTGAATCTGGTGCCGATAACTTTATCACAAAACCCTACCCGGCCGATTATCTTCTCCAGCGTATCAGGAAGATCCTTGAAAATCGCCGTCCCCCGATATCTGAGAAAGCCGACGCCGGATCAGTACCATTCCTGTATGAAGGGAAGACCTACTCTATCGGGATGGACCGTGTCAGGATTCTGGATTTTCTTCTCTCGGCGTATGAAGCTGCTGTGATCCAGCACAGGGAATTCCAGCGATCCCAGAAAGAACTCCGTACTACAAATGAGAGGATCAACATCCTCAACCAGATCATCAGTGTCAGCAATTCGTCGATGAAACCAGATGCCCTGCTGGAAAGCATCTTACATAAGGCCCTATCTATCCAAGGATTTGAAATGGGGGCACTGTACCTGAATAATACCGGGAAAACCGAAGCGACAATGATCTGTTACCAGGAAACGGCCCCGGCCAGCTCTGACCTCCGTGTCCTCATGGGTGTCCTGAATTTCGGTGAACCCCTGTACCAGGAACTCTGCATCCGTGGCATTCCCCAGTTCGTAGACCTTTCAAAGGATACCCCTGTCAGCCGGGACAGCATTATTCTCCGGGATCTGGGAGCCCGGTCGCTTGCCCTGCTCCCGCTTGTTTCAGCATCGACCGTGATCGGTGCAATGGCATTCATCAGTACAAGGAAACATGATTTCTCTGACCAGGAGCGGTCGCTTCTTTCCCTGATCAGCACCGAGATCGGGAATGCAGTCCAGAAGATCCTCCTCTTAAAACGTCTTGAGCAGTCTAATGACGAGACCAACCTCTACCTTGACATCATGTCCCATGATATCAACAATGTCAATGCCGGTGCCCTCATGCAGCTTGAACTCCTTTATGAATCGCTTGACGCCGAGAACAGGAAAATGGCCGAGACCATCATGAGGGCTATCGACCAGTCCGTTGAAATCATCGGGAATGTCTCTACGATCCGCAGAATGCACGAGCAGAAAGCGGCATTACGGCCGATCCGTCTTGACGAGGTCATCCGGGCCGAGACCGGGCGGTACTCCGGAGTTATCTTCCATTATGCCGGAACGGATGCGGTTGTTATGGCAGATGACCTGTTCGGCCAGGTCTTCACCAACCTGATAGGAAACAGCGTAAAATTCTGTACAGAAAACCCTGAGATTACCATAACTGTCGAAGACCGGGCAGAACAGGTTCAGGTTACGGTGGCCGATAACGGCCCGGGAATCCCTGACGAGCTCAAACCTGAGGTCTTTGACCGTTTCCGCAAAGGAAAAAGCAAGAAAAGCGGGAAGGGGCTGGGGCTTTTTATTACCCGGCACCTTATCGAAGGGTATGGGGGGCGCATCTGGGCCGGTGATCGTATTTTCGGCCGGCAAGACCAGGGTGCAGCAATTCATTTTACCCTGATTCCTGCCGAGTACCCGGTATAA